One region of Pongo pygmaeus isolate AG05252 chromosome 21, NHGRI_mPonPyg2-v2.0_pri, whole genome shotgun sequence genomic DNA includes:
- the NCOA5 gene encoding nuclear receptor coactivator 5 isoform X3 produces the protein MNTAPSRPSPTRRDPYGFGDSRDSRRDRSPIRGSPRREPRDGRNGRDARDSRDIRDPRDLRDHRHSRDLRDHRDSRNMRDVRDVRDLRDFRDVRDSRDFRDQRDPMYDRYRDMRDSRDPMYRREGSYDRYLRMDDYCRRKDDSYFDRYRDSFDGRGPPGPESQSRAKERLKREERRREELYRQYFEEIQRRFDAERPVDCSVIVVNKQTKDYAESVGRKVRDLGMVVDLIFLNTEVSLSQALEDVSRGGSPFAIVITQQHQIHRSCTVNIMFGTPQEHRNMPQADAMVLVARNYERYKNECREKEREEIARQAAKMADEAILQERERGGPEEGVRGGHPPAIQSLINLLADNRYLTAEETDKIINYLRERKERLMRSSTDSLPGELRGRAEARFPANHSGRPRVPR, from the exons GGATCCATATGGCTTTGGAGACAGTCGAGATTCAAGGCGTGATCGATCCCCAATTCGAGGAAGTCCAAGGAGAGAGCCCAGGGATGGCAGAAATGGCCGGGATGCCCGGGACAGCAGAGACATTCGAGACCCCCGAGACTTGCGGGACCACAGACATAGTAGAGACTTGCGGGATCACAGAGACAGCAGGAATATGCGCGACGTTCGGGACGTGAGGGATCTTAGAGACTTTCGTGATGTAAGAGACTCTAGGGATTTTCGAGATCAGCGAGACCCCATGTACGACAGATACAGAGACATGAGAGACTCCCGAGATCCTATGTACAG GAGAGAAGGCTCTTATGACCGATACCTACGAATGGATGACTATTGCAGGAGAAAGGATGACTCTTATTTTGACCGTTACAGAGATAGCTTTGATGGACGGGGCCCTCCAGGCCCAGAAAGTCAGTCTCGTGCAAAAG AGCGTTTGAAACGTGAGGAACGGCGTAGAGAAGAGCTTTATCGTCAATATTTTGAGGAAATCCAGAGACGCTTTGATGCTGAAAGGCCCGTTGATTGTTCTGTGATTGTGGTCAACAAACAGACAAA agacTATGCTGAGTCTGTGGGGCGGAAGGTGCGAgacctgggcatggtagtggacTTGATCTTCCTTAACACAGAAGTGTCACTGTCACAAGCCTTGGAGGATGTTAGCAGGGGAGGTTCTCCTTTTGCTATTGTCATCACCCAGCAACACCAGATTCACCGCTCCTGCACAGTCAACATCATGTTTGGAACCCCGCAAG AGCATCGCAACATGCCCCAAGCAGATGCCATGGTGCTGGTGGCCAGAAATTATGAGCGCTACAAGAATGAGTGCCGGGAGAAGGAACGTGAGGAGATTGCCAGAcaggcagccaagatggccgatgAAGCCATcctgcaggaaagagagagaggaggcccTGAGGAGGGAGTGCGCGGGGGCCACCCTCCAGCCATCCAGAGCCTCATCAACCTGCTGGCAGACAACAGGTACCTCACTGCTGAAGAGACTGACAAGATCATCAACTACCTGCGAGAGCGGAAGGAGCGGCTGATGAGGAGCAGCACCGACTCTCTGCCTGGTGAGCTACGTGGCAGGGCCGAG